Sequence from the Candidatus Margulisiibacteriota bacterium genome:
GCTAACGCTTGAGGGGTGTCTCAAAATAACTGTTCCGTCTTCATTGAAACTCTTTGTCCCCTCGAGTTTGTCATACTCTTCCCAGTATTTCCGGCTCCATTTAGATTGTAATTTGTGCACTTCGCAGATATTGGTCGTTCGGTAAAACTCTCCTTTTTCGGCAAACGCGCCACCGATACACCAAGCGCAAGAACTCTCTACAGAACAATCCAAACATTTTTGAGGTGAAATTTTTTTCCGCGTCTGCTGACGCACTATCTCGAAGCGTTCCTTGTGATTAAGTCCATTCCACACATCACCCACGTAAAAGTCCAGTTTCCGGCTGTGCATAGTGTTGGGAGAGAAACGGAAACACGGGTATATTTTGCCGTTTATCGACAGGCACGGCATGGAGCCGCTACCGCACCAGCCTTTGTCTGGAGCATGCATAGGTTCGCCAATACCAAAAGCCTTATCAAACATGCTAACGTATACATCCTGCCGGTGTTCTAATATGTAAGCTATCGATTTTTCCATTTCTTTATCGAGTAAGGCTAAGTCATCTTGAGTCAAATGCATATCTTCAAAAATAAAATTCATATTAATATGCTGCAAATTCATTTCTTCATGCAAATATTTAATTGATTTAGCCAGATATGGTATAGTGTCCTTGTTACAGGTAGCTTTGGTAGCGGCGCTGTCCACGCCAAATAAAGATATATACCAATTCCACCATTTCATTATATCTTTCATCGTGCCTGTGCCGTCTTTCCAGATCCGATTTTGGTCATGAATTTCCGGACAGCCGTCCACGCTCACACCAAGCGATAAATTATCTTTATACTTGAGGATAAAATCTCTGACTTTGGGGTCTTCAAACAATGTCCCGTTGGTGGATATACTCGCCCGCCATCTATATGCCCATTTATGACCCAGAGATATGGCGCGGCATTGATAGTGTTGAAGGATTTTGTCCAGCAAATCCGGCACCATCAGCGCATCCCCGCCGATAAAGTCTAGAATAAGTCCGTTTTGCAAAATATGTCTTTCTTTTTCCGTAGCATCGATAGGATTATCATCGTTTAAAATAATATCTATAAATTTCTGCGCATATTCCAAGGGCAGATTTCCCGGACGCTTATCCACCTCATAACAATATTTGCAGCGCAGATTGCAGTCTTCAGTCACCTGAAAAGTTATGCTTAATCCCGAATATTCCTCTATTCTAGGAATCATGCGCAGACTCCATTGTATATAATTCGTAAGTTACATAATCTATAAACAATCGATTTTTATTTGTTCCTTTTATTGACGGATAATCCTGCTCAAGCTCGCGCCAGAAAGCGTCCAGTAAATACTCTGAGTCAGCCATAGTAAAAATTGCTTCTCGAAAAATTCGCTCGGCCTCAGCCGTGGGCATAAAAGCCGGCGCTAGGCCGGGTTGAGCAGCCTGTCTGGCGCATGCGTATTTATTGGTAGCTAATTCAAATTTTTTGATGGTGTCCCTATTTGCCACCGCAAGTTTACGTTTATGCATAACCTACTCTCCGGCGCCTATATAAGCCGTCGTGCTGACAGGCGAAGCGCCGCTGGCTGGGTCTGTGCCGATCCGCGCCGTATGTGCGCAGCCGCTAAAACACCCGCTGCTGCAGGCCGTGTAACAATTGTTCCGGCAGTTCGTGCTGCAATTTATATGACAGGCATTAGTGCAGTTGCTCGTGCAGGCGGAAACCCCGCAATCACTGCCGCAGTCTTTCCGGCAGGCCGCGTAACAATTATTCTCGCAGGCGGCATTGCCGCAGGTCGTACTACAAGAGCCTTTGCAGCCGCCATAGCATGTCTCCAGGCAGCCGCCAGTGCATGTTCCTCCGCAAGAACCCTGGCAGCCGCTACTACAACCTACGGTACACTGACCAATACAGGACGTACTACATTCTCCCTGGCAGCCGTTATTGCAGCCGCCGGAGCAACCATCGGTACAGGTGATTTGACAGCCGTCTCCGCAGTTAGAGGTACAGCCGCTAGTACAAGCGCTAGACTGACAGCCGGTACCACAGTTCCCACTACAACCACCAGTACAGGTTGTTTGACAGCCGTCATTACAACCAGTGGTGCAGCCGCTGTTGCAATCTCCAAGACAGCCGCCGGAGCAGCCCTGACAGGAACGCTCACATTTGCTACCATTGTCAGCATAACCAGTACAACGATCCCCGCAGCCGCCTTTGCACACATCACCGCACAAAGTATTACAGCCGCCGCCGCAAGTTCCATAACAATTGCTTCTACATCCACTACTGCAACCACCGCCGCAGAGATTAGTACAAGTGTTAGCCCCGCAGCCACCTTCACAACCATTGCCACAGGTACCAGCACAGCCGCTTTTACATTTGTCCAGACAGCCGCCACCGCAGGTTCCAGCACATTCTTCTCCGCAATACGTAGCGCAGCCGCCGCCGCAAGCCGCTGTGCAGCCATTCCCACAGCCAGTTGTACAGCCAGTACCGCAATCCGCAGTGCAGTTTGTGCCGCAAGCTGAAGTGCAGGCCGTACCGCAGCCTCCTGTGCAATTATTGCCACAGCCTACAGAGCAGGCCTGACTGCAGCCGCCGTCGCAAGCGCCACCGCAGTTTACGCTGCAAAGGGCAAAACAATTTGATCCGCAGCCCAGCCCGCAGGCTGATGTGCAACCAACACACCGCGCGTTATTCAGCGCGTCATCGATAACCTGTCTGATCTCTTCCAAATGCCTGGCCCTGAGCCTGGTGGCCAGAGCCGTTATATTTTCGTTCCAGGGGAATGTGCCGCTGCCGTTATAATTAACCAGACCCTGTGTAGCCGCGCGCAAAAGCACGAGCTGATTTGCCTCTATTTTAGTTTTATCCTTTACAACCGGATCTATGCTCTTACCAATTGCTTGAGTTGCTGTTAGTGACGCATAATACGGCTCACCTACCGCACTAACCACGCCGCCCTGCGCAAAATTTACTTTTCGGTCTATTTCTGTTTTGAGATTGGCCAGAGTCTGATTATAATCCGCCGCGTAAGCCTCTTTGTTGGATAAATAATTTTGTTTTTTCTTCTCAGCCGTGTCCGCCAGTCCCACATTGGTTGTCGGTGTTCCGCCCGCCCCTGTCAACGGTTCCTCTGCCGTGCTGTCCGGCGTCCGGTATTTGTAGCGCGCCATAAACATACCCCCTTTTAGTGTGTCTTTGGTTTCTAACAAATCAGTTAGATAACATATTACTTTATATTATACAGCCTATCGTCTTTAAGTCAATAGACTATATACTAAATGCCCCAAATGTCCTGAAAATAATACTGGAGCATTATTTATGGAAGATGATTTGTTAACACATATCGGCAGCACAATACGCACTCTGCGCAAAAAGCAAGGCTTGTCTATGGAACAGTTAGCTGACAAAGCAAATATTCATCTAACCTATCTGGCACAGATCGAAAAAGGCCAGCGCAATCTGTCGATTAAATCTTTTTGGCAGCTCGCCGCGGCTCTGAGCATCAAGCCGGTGTCGCTCCTGCCGGAAAACCGCCAGATCAACACACGCGACAATTATCTCAACAGGATCGTTCCGGTTTTGAATAAACTGGAGCCGCAGAAAAAAGAAATCGTCCTGCATATGGTCAAAGAATTATCTTTGCAGCTGGCGCGGGTTTAACGATCCCGATAGTTTTCCGACAGCAGGCAATATGTTAAAATTAATATTATGAATAAAGCTAAAAAGAAAACCGCTGAACAATTGAGAAAACAAATCAAGAAAACCGTTCAGGACATATTCAAAAAATATGAAGATGTTTTTGTAACTTTGAGCAAGTAATGAAAACGCTTATTTCCAGCGAGGCTATACAATATATCTATGCTGATTATGTTGTTGTTTGCGCACAGAAAAATCTGCCGGCACAGGAACGATTGACAGAAAAACAACAGGCCGAAATTTTCGGCGTTATTAAGTCCGCAGCCAATGTAGTTTTCGGAAAAAAACTGTATCCTACAGTTTTACAACAGGCCGCTTTTATTCTTTATACACTAAATAAAAGACATATATTGCTAGATGGCAATAAAAGATTTTCTTTAATGCTGGTTTTGTATATTTTACATGAATACAAAATAGATGACACAAAAATGTCCACAGACGATTGGGAAATGCTGATTATCCGCATTGCGGCAGATGTTAATTATTCATTAGAAAAAACCACTGCTTTTCTAGAAAATAAGCTGGCTTCATAGGTGCTTGGTAACGCAACCAAAAACGAACATACCTTGACAGCAATGTTTTTCGTGCATACAATATATCCGTGCGGTTTGAATGGGACGAACAAAAAAATAAAGCCAACCTGGAAAAACATGGCTACGATTTTAGCGTGGGAATTATTGCGCTGAACGACCCTGACGCCATAACTGCCGAGGACATACGAAAAGACTACGGAGAGATTAGAGAAATAACCATTGGTAAGATAGCCGCTGAAATTTTTGTGGTGGTCATTCATACTGAAAGAAACAACGTTACCAGGATAATCTCTGTGCGTCCGGCAAACAAAAAAGAAAGGAGAAAATACTATGAGTACAACCAGAATAACTTTAAAAGAAGCTAAAAAAAGGCTGACCCCGGCGATGCTCAAACGCCTGCGCGTTAAGGACAGCGAGATAGATTATGCGGAAATTCCTGAACTTGATGAGAATTTCTGGACTAAGGCCAAGCCGCGGCGCGGCCGGCCTAAAAAAGAGGTTTGCAAAGACATGGTCAACCTGCGGCTTGATCATTTTTCTGTGCTGGCTTTGAGACATAGCGGCAAAGGCTGGCAGACCCGGGTCGGCGAATATATCAATCAGGGAATTAAGAATGGGGTGCTTTTGCCCAAATTTTAAAAAATCTCCGATTTCGGCTATACTATAATTTATGCTGGCTCTAAAATATGATGCCGCGGGTCTGATCCCCGCTGTCGTGCAGGACTATCAGGACGGCGCGGTCTTGATGCAGGCTTATATGAATGAAGAGGCTTTGCAAAAAACTCTGGCCAGCGGCGAGACCTGGTTTTACTCGCGGGCGCGGCAAACGCTCTGGCACAAAGGCGAAACATCCGGCCATTTCCAAAAAGTAAAAGAAATTTACACGGACTGCGACCGGGACTGTCTGCTGCTCAAGGTGGAGCAGATCGGCGGCATTGCCTGCCATACGGGACAGCGCAGCTGTTTTCACGAAAGGCTAAAATAATGGAGGCTCTGGAAAAAATTTACAAAATCATTCAGCAGCGGGCAGCACAGCCGGAAGCCGGTTCGTACACTAATTATTTGCTGGACAAAGGGCTGGATAAAATTTTGAAAAAAGTCGGTGAGGAAGCCAGCGAAACTATCATCGCCGCCAAGAACGGCGAGAAAGCCGCGCTGGCCGGCGAGATCGCCGATCTGCAATATCATTTATTGGTAATGATGTATAATTTAGGCGTGGCTCCTGCCGACATCGAACAGGAATTAAGCAGCCGTTTTGCCAAAGGGGGATTTCATGGCCGAACAGGAAAATAAAATAGACTTCACCAAAATTTCCGCGCTGGACTGGCTGAAAATCTCCGTGGTGTTGCTGGCTGCCGCGCTGGTTTTGTACCGCTGTTTTTTGCCGTTCCGCGCGGAGTACGCTTTCCGCGAAGCCTACAATCTCGAGGCGCAGATGAATGCGCCCAATCTGCCCGCGGAGCGCCGCGAAGCCGCCGCGCAGAAAGCCATCGAGAAATACGAAAAAGTCAAAAAACTGGCGCCGTGGGAAACCTACTACCATATACAGCTGGCGCGTATTTACGAGACGCAGGCACGGCAGGAAACAGACCCTGAAAAAAAACGCGCTAAAATTCAGCAGGCCGACGATATTTACGATCTTTGCTTAAAAATCTCGCCGGATAATCCCTGGTACGTCATGCGCAAAGCCGAGATCTACGGAATGTACGCGGAGATCGAGCCGGACGCGGCCAAAAGAGCGGAATTACTGCGCCGGCGTGAAGCAAAAATTTTAGAGTCCGCTGAGTTAGATCAAAACAACGGCATCTTTCAAACCGCCGCGGCCAATCTTTATTTTCAAAAAGGCGAGCTGGGTCAGGCCGCGGAAAAATATCAGCATGTGCTGGAGATAGACGACCGCACCGGCGAAGCGTATGTCATGCTGGCGGAGATCGCCCGCCGTCATGGTCAACCGGAAAAAATAGAAGAGCTGTACCAAACGCTGGTCGTAAAAAATCCAGATTTTCCCAACACGCGTTTATATCTTGGCCAGATCTACGAACAGCGCGGACAATTAGCGGACGCCATCGAGCTGTACAAAGCAGAAGCTCTGCTTGATAAAAACAACGAAACGGCCTATCGCGTTTTGGGCAGCGCCTGCTATCGCGCCCAGGAGTGGCGCAATATGGAAGTCGCTTACAATCGTTTGACGATCATCCGGCCGGACAACGTGGATTATTATTTGTACAAAGCGCACGCCCAAATCCAGCAGAACAAACTTAAAGAAGCCCTGGCCGTTTATGAAGCCGTGCAAGCTCTGCGGCCAGACGACGCCAATATCCAGAACAATATCAACGCTTTGAAAGCGCGGGGGATTTAAATGCGCCGGCTGCTGTTGATCTTGCTTGTCAGCGGCGCGGTTATTTTCACGTATCTCGGTTTGTTTTTTTTGAGCGCGCGTGGCGGCGGAGAAAAAATCACGGTTTATTTTTACCGCTATGAACAATTATACGCAGCGGGGCGCGTTTTGCCGGAAAATGTTCTGCCCATATCCGCCGCGCTGCAGGCTTTATTTGCCGGGCCAACAACGGAAGAAAAAAGCAACCGCGTGCAGACCATGATCCCGGCCGAGCTGCAATGGCGCGATTTTTCCATAGAAAAAGACATTTTAGTTTTGAATCTCAACGAGCCGCTGCTGCGGATTTCCGGCGGGTACAATGTCATTGACAGCATGCTCAAGCAAATAGTCTTTACAGCCACGGAAATAAAAGGTATAAAAGCGGTGCGTTTTCAGATCAGCAATCAGCCGGAACAAACGCTCATTATCGGCGGCGAAGGCTACACTATCGACCGTCCGCTGGGCAGAAATTATTTTGCGGGAGAGCATTGATGGCTATAAGCAGCAATGACGCCAGACATGCCGCCGATCTAGCGCGGCTGGATTTGAGCGAGCAGGAGTTAGCGGTCTACACCGAACAGTTAAACCAAATTCTCACTTACGCTCAGGAGCTGGAAAAGCTCAACACCGACGATGTCGAGCCGACCTATCATTCCATCGAGACCAGCACAGTCCTGCGCGAGGACAAAGTTGTCGAATTTCTCAATCAAGCCGGCCTGCTCAAAAACGGCCCCGACGTCAGCGGGACAAGTTTTGTCGTGCCGAGGATACTTTAATGCAGCATTTGACTTTGAAAGAATTGCAAAAAAAACTGCGCGGCGGAGAAACGACCGCGGTCGAGGCTGCGCAAAAAG
This genomic interval carries:
- a CDS encoding helix-turn-helix domain-containing protein — its product is MEDDLLTHIGSTIRTLRKKQGLSMEQLADKANIHLTYLAQIEKGQRNLSIKSFWQLAAALSIKPVSLLPENRQINTRDNYLNRIVPVLNKLEPQKKEIVLHMVKELSLQLARV
- a CDS encoding YhcN/YlaJ family sporulation lipoprotein, which encodes MNKAKKKTAEQLRKQIKKTVQDIFKKYEDVFVTLSK
- a CDS encoding Fic family protein; the encoded protein is MKTLISSEAIQYIYADYVVVCAQKNLPAQERLTEKQQAEIFGVIKSAANVVFGKKLYPTVLQQAAFILYTLNKRHILLDGNKRFSLMLVLYILHEYKIDDTKMSTDDWEMLIIRIAADVNYSLEKTTAFLENKLAS
- a CDS encoding BrnT family toxin, producing MRFEWDEQKNKANLEKHGYDFSVGIIALNDPDAITAEDIRKDYGEIREITIGKIAAEIFVVVIHTERNNVTRIISVRPANKKERRKYYEYNQNNFKRS
- a CDS encoding BrnA antitoxin family protein — encoded protein: MSTTRITLKEAKKRLTPAMLKRLRVKDSEIDYAEIPELDENFWTKAKPRRGRPKKEVCKDMVNLRLDHFSVLALRHSGKGWQTRVGEYINQGIKNGVLLPKF
- the hisI gene encoding phosphoribosyl-AMP cyclohydrolase; the protein is MLALKYDAAGLIPAVVQDYQDGAVLMQAYMNEEALQKTLASGETWFYSRARQTLWHKGETSGHFQKVKEIYTDCDRDCLLLKVEQIGGIACHTGQRSCFHERLK
- the hisE gene encoding phosphoribosyl-ATP diphosphatase — translated: MEALEKIYKIIQQRAAQPEAGSYTNYLLDKGLDKILKKVGEEASETIIAAKNGEKAALAGEIADLQYHLLVMMYNLGVAPADIEQELSSRFAKGGFHGRTGK
- a CDS encoding tetratricopeptide repeat protein; translation: MAEQENKIDFTKISALDWLKISVVLLAAALVLYRCFLPFRAEYAFREAYNLEAQMNAPNLPAERREAAAQKAIEKYEKVKKLAPWETYYHIQLARIYETQARQETDPEKKRAKIQQADDIYDLCLKISPDNPWYVMRKAEIYGMYAEIEPDAAKRAELLRRREAKILESAELDQNNGIFQTAAANLYFQKGELGQAAEKYQHVLEIDDRTGEAYVMLAEIARRHGQPEKIEELYQTLVVKNPDFPNTRLYLGQIYEQRGQLADAIELYKAEALLDKNNETAYRVLGSACYRAQEWRNMEVAYNRLTIIRPDNVDYYLYKAHAQIQQNKLKEALAVYEAVQALRPDDANIQNNINALKARGI
- a CDS encoding GerMN domain-containing protein yields the protein MRRLLLILLVSGAVIFTYLGLFFLSARGGGEKITVYFYRYEQLYAAGRVLPENVLPISAALQALFAGPTTEEKSNRVQTMIPAELQWRDFSIEKDILVLNLNEPLLRISGGYNVIDSMLKQIVFTATEIKGIKAVRFQISNQPEQTLIIGGEGYTIDRPLGRNYFAGEH
- the gatC gene encoding Asp-tRNA(Asn)/Glu-tRNA(Gln) amidotransferase subunit GatC → MAISSNDARHAADLARLDLSEQELAVYTEQLNQILTYAQELEKLNTDDVEPTYHSIETSTVLREDKVVEFLNQAGLLKNGPDVSGTSFVVPRIL